Genomic DNA from Maylandia zebra isolate NMK-2024a linkage group LG17, Mzebra_GT3a, whole genome shotgun sequence:
AGATAACTCGGCTGTGGTGGAGGTGACATACCAGGGCATTAGCTGAAAAATTAATGTAATGGCCAAACCCTTAATTAAGTGATTCAGAAACAACCTGCGTTATTTCTGTGTTAGACAATAATAGATAAAAAAAGAAGgtgtgtgtgacaaatgatCATACTTGATAAATAACATGCTGTATGTTTGATTTGAATAGGTGTGCTATTATTATGTTACAAAGAGAGCGTGGCAATGACATCCGTTTAACAACAGCAGGTGTGGTAAATTGAGAGAGTAGCACAACACTGTGACAGAGTTACAGCGTCAGTTGTGCTTCATGATGGTTTTTGAAAACATTTGAGATGGTAGATCATGAGGTTTAGATGATTTCTTAGCTGTTTGAAGCGTGTAAGAGCAAAATGTACAAAGCATGGAAGCATAAACCAGAAAATCAATGTTTGAGCTAAAAGACATTTCAGTAAAGCAGCTGAGTAAAAGTAAAGTTACTCCACTGTTCAAGTATTGATCTTGATCGGGTAAGGCAGCTGCCACACCTGCAGCAGGTTTTACACCATTGATCACAAAGCCGTCAGTTTCTCAACAAACCAGATCTATAGGAAAGAATGAAGCAGGTGTGGGGCAAGAAAATAAAGAGTGattaacatgttttatattttattcagacAGTTACCTCACAGTCATGACTGTTAGTTCTTGCATTAAGGAACATCTGATGATTTTCTTTCAACTTACACATAAAATCAAACAGATTTCACACCACACTGTTTATACTGTGTTAGTGAGTAAAATCAAGTTTTCATATTGAAATGGTCAACAACTGGCATTCAAGTAGGAATGAAAACTGTTATTGTAGTATAAGCTGATTAAATAGACATCTACAATGATCACTGTTTTTTTCAGATATATTaattttgagattaaaaacacaacatttgtTAGCAAATTAATAGTTCTTTTTGgacttctttcttttgttttatcttgACCTCTGTAGTATCTCTATGTTTGTGTCCCTCTCTTAGACAAACAAACTCGAAGCTACATTATGACAAAAACTGTATGATTTCAGTGCATGCATTATTAGCCTCACAAATATGAAGCCTAAAATATTGCAGTCACTCTCTAGTGGCTTGTTGCAGTACAGGTAATGTGAGGTACTTGATGTTATGTTTATGTTACTTTAGTTACTTTATGAGAGCATCTGGTCCTCACAGTGTGTGCTGATAAAATTCTGGTCCTTGGACAAATGTAGTTGATAACCCCTGATCTATTTAGACACCATTTATCATTAGTAGTATATGTAGAGGACAACACTTAATGTAAAGCATTTAGGCTTGATCTTCATCAGTTGTAGAAAAGTTATTCCAGGGTTGTTTCATAACATTTGGTCCTGATTTTATTTGGAAGTGTCAGctgttataaataaattgaattgtcTGAACAAAACGTCAATTATGGTTTCAACGTCAAAATTAAAGATGATGGCTTAATGACACAAGATGCAAGGTCATTCTCATTTGTTAAAAACTtaataatgtaaaaaagaattcctgtgttttttgtgatgCACGGATACTTGTTGTTGAATTGAAGAGGAAAGGTGTGGTAAGGTGCTCTGACATAGTGATTTGACGAAAGAAGAGTTGAATGTATGAATGATCatgctttaaaaatgtaaacacaccCAAACCTGATGTCACCTGTTCAGTATATAAAGTGCAGTGCTGCTCCTCAGCTTCAGTATCACAGCCCAGGCAAACTAATCTGCAGAACTGACCTGTTCATCACAATGAAGctgctgttttctctgtttcttctctgggcacTCTCCACCACAGGTAACTACACTCATTTCACCTGCAGGTAGAAGAGAGTCTAATTTAAAGCTTTAAATCTTTTATTTAAATCTtacattgtaattttttttccaaagttaGTGAGTAGTATTGACTCGACTGTAACCTGCTGTAACCCAATATGAACTTTCAGAACATCTCATATTTGCTATATATTTAAATTGTGATGATCAGTTTTGTGTTTCTCTCCTGATTGCAGCTGGAGCCCTCCAGTGCCAAACCTGCACAAATTCAGCATGTTCAAGCACAGCACTACTTACATGCTCCTCATCGGAACCAATGTGTGTTACAGCTACCATTCTAGGTAATGTTTTCTTCAtatcatatttcatattttcaccaAATTACATCCCCTGTGAAGCTATTTGTGTTCCATCAACATTAACAAACTGCACTTTGAATTTGTAGCTACTTCATCTGGAACTCCGGTCACACAAATCTACAAGGCATGTGCATCTTCCTCCCTGTGTCCAGCCGTTACCTCTCAGACATTCTCAGTCGACCTGGGTTTTCAAAGTGCTCTGGCTTCTGCTCAATGCTGCAACACAGATAACTGCAACTCAGTAACTCTACCAAGTAAGTTAAATACTACGTTGCTCATTGATGACAAAAgaataatataaagaaataaaagcaataaTCTGATGTTGTAAGAGTCTCTGTTCTGAAATGAAATGGCCtccttttctgtttcagatCCTGCTTCTCAGTCAAATAATGGTGGAGTATGCAACTTTTGTGACCCTTCTACTGGTCAGTGCTCCTCCACATTACAGTGTCAGGGAGTGGAGAACCAATGCTTCCAATCAACCAGTAAGTCTTTATGTTGTATCAGTTGTGTCATCGGTTTTCTATCAAAGATGATTTCAAATTCTTTTGTAATACATCTGACATATAAAAGAGCAGAAACTTTTACCCTAATTTATACTAAATGTTATCCTTGGGTGTGAAAGTTACTGTGATAAGATTTTAAATTTCAAGCCTGGAAGTCAGACAAACacataaactttttaaaaagctgttaaGTTGTTTTTTGCATGAAATATATTAAGCTTCCTGGAAAGTAGCCAATTTAAAACATATCCTGAAATTCTTCTTTTTGATCTGCAGTCAAAAGCGGCACCAGCACGTATCCAGGTTACGGCTGCGCATCTGCAAACCTGTGTGCAGCTGCTTTAAGCCTGGGTTCTCTACCTTTCATGCAGAGCGTTGGTACAGTATCAGGTGTTGCCTGTTCTGCAGCaccaactacaactacaaccaccaccaccaccccaactacaaccaccaccctaactacaactacaaccactgccacaactacaaccactaccccaactacaactacaaccaccaccccaactacaactacaaccaccaccccagctacaaccaccaccccaactacaactacaaccaccaccccaactacaactCCAACCACTACCCAacctacaactacaaccaccaccccaactacaactaccgccacaactacaaccaccaccccatctacaactacaaccaccaccccaactacaactacaaccaccgccacaactacaaccaccaccccaactacaaccaccgccacaactacaactacagccaccaccccaactacaactaccgccacaactacaaccaccaccccaactacaactacaaccaccgccacaacaacaaccaccaccccaactacaactCCAACCACTaccccaactacaactacaaccaccaccccaactacaactactgccacaactacaaccaccaccccaactCCAACTACCgccacaactacaaccaccaccccaactCCAACTACAACCATtcctacaactacaaccaccaccccaactacaactaccaccacaactacaaccaccaccccaactacaactacaaccaccgccTCAACTACAAGCTCTGCAGCTACAACTGCTACATCAACTGCAACAACTGCCTCTACAACCAAAAGTGATGCTTGTTCTATCAGACTGGGAATGATCCATCTGCTGCTTGGACTTCTTCTCTTTACCTTTCATTAAAGTCCCgaataacacaaaaacaaacaaaagaacataTGATGCTTTAACAAGACTCAAAAACCTTTTGGATATTGACCTTGTGTTTACAAACCACTGTTAAAGTAAAGTCAATGAAAAAAGGTGATAGAGTCTTGTTGAAGCAGACTTGGAATAAGTATGTATGCCTTCTTTGTATGTTGTCATGATGGACAATTATGTCCATTATGtccaaaataatataataatataatcatAATGCTAAATGTGTGATAATATTGAATCCTTTTAGCAATAACAAAGCATGCTTTGGAAATAGAAGAAAGAAGGAGAATTTCTATttcttatttattcatttattttgctttgtgctttttattttctgcatttctctctctctaatcTGATGTATATTACTAGTGATCAATGTTGAATCTGCAAGGGTGGCATGTGCCCACCTAAAATTAATCTCTTGCTATCCCTAGTGGAACCCAcgttttgcatatgacagtgttgtttattaaaataagctaGCATTAACACTTTGAGCCTAGCTATAGTTAACATTGACAGAGTGAGCAATACAGTAAGTTTGCACCTCCTcttgtcagacctgcagggtttAAGCTTGTggtgttctcctctgtcttatggcagacaaactatttttttgcactGGCACAAATAATATGT
This window encodes:
- the LOC143413148 gene encoding uncharacterized protein LOC143413148 — translated: MLPINHQKRHQHVSRLRLRICKPVCSCFKPGFSTFHAERWYSIRCCLFCSTNYNYNHHHHPNYNHHPNYNYNHCHNYNHYPNYNYNHHPNYNYNHHPSYNHHPNYNYNHHPNYNSNHYPTYNYNHHPNYNYRHNYNHHPIYNYNHHPNYNYNHRHNYNHHPNYNHRHNYNYSHHPNYNYRHNYNHHPNYNYNHRHNNNHHPNYNSNHYPNYNYNHHPNYNYCHNYNHHPNSNYRHNYNHHPNSNYNHSYNYNHHPNYNYHHNYNHHPNYNYNHRLNYKLCSYNCYINCNNCLYNQK